The genome window TAGCGGACGTCAAGGGCGTGGCGCTCCCCCGATCCGCCGCTTCCGGCGCATTTCTGCGTCACCGCGCCGGATTCACTCGCTGCGGCGTACACTTGTACGCCTCGCTCGCTCACCGGCTTGTTCCTTGAACTGCATCCGGAATCGGCGGCCGGGGAGGATTGCCGCGGTGAGTCCTGGGCTCGCGGGTGTGATCGGATCCAGTGGCCCAGGTTGGTGGCCGCCGGGGTCGATCCACCCGATGATAGGAAGTGGGTAGACGGTCAGCTCCTCTGGCCCCAGGTGCAGGGGTGGACCCGCCGGCGCCGGCAGCGCGCACTGCGGAACCCCTGGTGGCTGGGAAGACCTTTGGCGTAGAGGCCCCTTCGCCCAACGCGTTGGGAGAAGGGGTGGCGCGAAGCGCCGGGGATGAGGGCTCACGCACTTCACGAAGCAGACTCCCGGGTACAGTGCGAGGAAAACGCGCGACGTTGAAGAGGCCACTGGGTTGGATCGCACTCGGCGCTCGCGGAGCGAGGATCGAAATCCGGGGCCGCAAAGCGGGTACGAGCGGGCTTCCAGGCCTGCGACCTCAAGCGCGGCCCCAGGTGGCGACGTAGGTTCCGTCTGGCTCGCGCAGCCGTGGACGAAGGTTGCGGCGGACGGATAGACGGATAGGAAGTGCAAGGGCCCTCGCCCGCGAGGCGGGCACCGGCCCCTGCGCTTGCTACCCGAATGGGCGGTCTGCGGGAGTCGGCCTCTGGACCTGCCTGGCGTTCTTGGTTCTTGTCGCTGGGCGGGGCTTGTCCGTCGCGGCCCCGCTCTGCTAGGAGGCTGTCGGAGAAACATCCGACTCGACGGTGCCGGTAGGACAGTGTCCTACGCCAGGAGGCCAACATGGGACCTTTCGTCGTTGCGGTAGCCGTGTTGCCAGACTACTGCCTGCAGATCACATTCACCAACGGCGAGCGGCGCGTCTTCGACGCCAAGCCCTACCTCGACACGGGCGTCTTCCGCAAGCTGCGCGACGGCAGGTTCAGCTCGGTGCGGGTCGTGAACGGCGCGATTGAGTGGCCGGGTGAGATCGACTTGTCATGGGATACCGTGTATTTGCGAGGGGTCCCGGTAGGAGGCGAGGCCGCGCCAACCGCCCTTGAGACCGGCGACGGGCTGCGGGGCTGAGTCTGGCGACCCCTCGGCGCGGTTGGCGCAGCCAAGGTCGCACTCGGGAAGGGCCGCGCGGCACGGCGTCGGCCTTCCGGACTGCCGCGGGCCAGAAAGGGGCCGCACGCCGAAGCGTGTTGCGAGGTTCTGGAGGCCGCCGGTCAAGCCGCGGTGGATGATGGCGGCGGCCTGGCATCACGGCTTGGAGGAATCCAAGCTCCAAATTCGGAATTCCGCACCTGCGTTGATGCGGCCCGAATCGCCGGTCTGGCGAGGCGGCCAGTCGCCAGCTGCCCGGGCGGGGCACCTCGGGCGCGGGGAGCTCGCCGGCGAGCACACTCCCGGCGCCTTCGGGCCCACGGCGGCAGCGCCGCTCCCGGCGGGCAGGACTGCAGGGCCGGCAACCGATGCACTCAGCCACAGCCGTCGCTCGAGCCGGCCGACTCGCAGTCCCGGTTGCCGACCGAGTTCGTCACGACCCAGCAACCCTGGCTGGTGTGGGTGAGAGGCGAAGCCGGTCCCCGGCGACTTTCCCAAAGCGCCGCGGCATCGCCCCGGCAGGGCTCACCTGGCACCCACCCGGGCTGTGGACAGGGGCTTCCCGTGAACAAGCCGCGGCACCACCTCCGGTCCGTCAGGGTGGCGGGCCTTGGTCGCGCGGGCGGCGCGGGCCGGCAGCTTGGCCCACAAGTCCGGCGGCCGGCACGCGGCGATGAGTATCCGGCCGGATACTCATCGTGGCGCGGTGTCAAGCTCTATGACGCGGCCGCCTGATCCCCGCGCCGGAGCGGCGCCAGGTCGGCTCGTCGCACTCCTGCCGGAGTCGCATGCAGCCGCGCTGGTTTGGCTGAGGTGGGCTGAGGTTGACCTGCTTGCCGCCGAGCGCTGCGCCGAGGTCCGCCGATGCCGGCGACGACTCGGAGGAGGCCGTCACGAACCCGGCGCTTGGAGAGATGCAGCTGCTGGTGCCTCCGAATCGCCAGAAGCACGGGGACCGGGAAACGGCGACCGACGACGCGGCCACGACGGCAGCGGACCCGGCGGATTCCGCCGCCGACGCCACGCCCGAGGCGCCTGAGGGGCCTGAGGGGCCTGAGGGGCCCGGGTCGCCCGGTGGCGGGGCGACGCTGTCGAGTCTGCGCGAGCGGATGCGCAAGTTGCTGGCCAGCGCATCCGGGAAGGCCTTGCGGAGGCTGTTGAGAGACGCGGCGGCAATTCCAGTTCCGTCATTCCCGCGGAGGAGGCTGTCGCAAAAGGCAATTGGGTGCCCATCTGCGAACGACCGACGGGTTGAGGCCCGCGGCTATCATTGCGCTGTCCGCCTGCGCGGACAGCTGCCCGCGCCCGCGCGCGGGCCTTCTGCAACGCCCTCCGCCTCGGGAGAATGGATCGACATCGCGATGGTTTCCACCCCACGCGCCTGTCGGGCCGGCGGCGGACAACCTGAGCGGCGCGCCGTGGCGGGTTCCACCGTCCGTGGAGTCCCCGCTGCCGTCCGGGAAGTCCCCGCTGGGGTCCGGGGAGTCCCCGCTGCAGTCCGGGAAGTCCCCGCTGCCGTCCGGGAAGTCCCCGCTGCCCTCCGGGAAGTCCCCGCTGCCCTCCGGGAAGTCCCCGCTGGGGTCCGGGGAGTCCCCGCGACCGCCCTACGCCTTGGGCTTGCGCACCGGGCGCTTGCGTTCGCTGCGCTTGGTGCCGCCGACCGCGGCATACTGCGGCGAGTCGTCGCCGTACTGGCCCACCACCGCGTCGCGCGCCTGCTTGCGCAGGGCCTCCAACTGGCGCAGGTTGGCGTTCTTGGCGTCGGTCAGGGTCCTGAGGTCGTTGGTC of Candidatus Tanganyikabacteria bacterium contains these proteins:
- a CDS encoding DUF2442 domain-containing protein, which translates into the protein MGPFVVAVAVLPDYCLQITFTNGERRVFDAKPYLDTGVFRKLRDGRFSSVRVVNGAIEWPGEIDLSWDTVYLRGVPVGGEAAPTALETGDGLRG